From the genome of Scytonema hofmannii PCC 7110, one region includes:
- a CDS encoding Tn3 family transposase, giving the protein MARSTPDWVCFGKDGTITENDPIEQEKRFKYLDLVASAVILQNTVDMSLAIQTCC; this is encoded by the coding sequence GTGGCTAGATCTACCCCAGATTGGGTCTGTTTTGGCAAGGATGGCACGATTACTGAAAATGACCCGATTGAACAGGAAAAGCGGTTTAAATACCTAGATTTGGTTGCAAGTGCGGTGATTTTACAGAACACAGTCGATATGTCGTTGGCGATTCAGACGTGTTGTTAA
- a CDS encoding CHAT domain-containing protein, with translation MKPFLRSHIRGVRSLILAVLLFFLSLGGTLVAEKVSASTSLVQTQADTLQLVEKGKALYKAGSFEEAVTVWQQVEKAFAALGDSLNRAMALSNTSLTFQQLGQWDQAKEAIALSFNLLQTHEKTPTQLRILGSTLDIQGQLQLAVGESSAALATWQKAADIYRSIGDRDDETRSQINQAQAMQDLGLYPRACKTLLHALKLNNQNCAIALKDLQTLKQQSVKMQNTASLQVLGLRSLGNVLRVVGQLEQSQMVLSASWQLAQQLGDSQNMAAIYLSLGNTTRALGNRRMQLETQSQHSITFTQSGNCIQEVSKTKAVEFYQQAASCYEQAESSALPSIKLQAQLNRLSLLIQTQQWLEVPTLLPQIQSNFNNLTASRSAVYGQIKFAQSLMCLRSGLNQNQSKFSSPVLQQCSFVKNTAKSTSTLSLDSEDAPSWDNISQILKAAVKQAQLLGDKEAEANARGYLGGAYQQMGKLALARQLTEQALQQISTIEASSTAYLWQWQLGRLYQNQEDQKSALKAYTLAYETLQSLRKDLVAINPEIQFTFRDTVEPVYRELADLLLQPLPDQGEEKAKISQENLKLARDVIEALQLAELNNFFQEACLTTRPEEIDKFDPNAAVLYSIILPNRLAVILSRPEQELRYYATPLPPSTNQGEGEAVERVFDDLFATLNPFISSADPFRPRQILYDWLIRPVEAELEKEKVKTLVFVLDGVLRGVPVAALYDSKKREYLIEKYSVALTPGLQLLYSRSLSPDKLRTLAGGLAEARQGFSALPGVEREVQEIAEVVPSQVLLNKEFTRDRLQVQINAVPFPIIHLATHGQFSSQAENTFLLTWDDRINVKELDKLLQGRSQPNRSPLELLILSACQTAAGDKRAVLGLAGVAVQSGARSTLATLWAVRDESTAELMSKFYSELNKAGISKAEALRQAQISLLKSPQYQHPYYWAPFVLVGNWF, from the coding sequence TTGAAGCCCTTCTTAAGGAGTCACATACGCGGAGTGCGATCGCTCATTTTGGCAGTTCTGTTATTTTTTTTGTCACTGGGAGGAACTCTGGTTGCTGAGAAAGTTTCTGCATCAACCTCTCTTGTTCAAACCCAAGCCGATACCTTACAACTGGTAGAAAAAGGCAAAGCGCTTTATAAAGCTGGTTCGTTTGAGGAAGCGGTTACTGTTTGGCAACAGGTAGAAAAGGCTTTTGCAGCTCTTGGGGATAGCTTAAACCGGGCGATGGCGTTGAGTAATACCTCCCTCACGTTTCAACAACTAGGACAATGGGATCAAGCCAAAGAAGCGATCGCCCTTAGCTTCAATCTCTTGCAAACACACGAAAAGACACCAACTCAGTTACGAATCCTTGGCTCTACCCTGGATATCCAAGGACAGCTGCAACTAGCAGTGGGAGAATCCTCTGCAGCCCTAGCAACCTGGCAAAAAGCGGCTGACATTTATCGAAGTATTGGCGATCGCGACGATGAAACTAGGAGCCAGATTAACCAAGCCCAAGCTATGCAAGATTTGGGGCTTTATCCGAGGGCATGCAAGACCTTATTGCATGCCTTAAAGCTGAACAATCAAAACTGCGCGATCGCACTCAAGGATCTGCAAACCCTCAAGCAACAATCTGTAAAGATGCAAAACACGGCATCTTTACAAGTCCTGGGCTTACGTAGCCTTGGTAACGTCCTGCGAGTAGTTGGTCAACTCGAACAATCCCAAATGGTTTTGTCAGCGAGTTGGCAGTTAGCGCAACAATTGGGCGATTCCCAAAATATGGCTGCTATCTACCTAAGTTTGGGCAATACAACGCGAGCCTTGGGTAATAGAAGAATGCAGTTGGAGACACAAAGTCAGCATTCGATAACATTTACACAGTCTGGAAACTGCATCCAAGAAGTCAGCAAAACAAAAGCTGTTGAATTTTATCAACAGGCGGCTAGCTGTTATGAACAAGCTGAATCATCTGCTTTGCCTAGTATAAAGCTACAAGCACAATTGAATCGACTGAGTTTATTGATACAAACTCAGCAATGGCTGGAAGTGCCAACTTTGCTGCCTCAAATCCAATCAAACTTTAATAACCTAACAGCAAGTCGTTCGGCTGTCTATGGTCAAATTAAATTTGCTCAAAGTTTAATGTGCTTGCGTTCGGGACTGAACCAAAACCAATCAAAATTTTCATCCCCTGTTTTACAGCAATGTAGTTTTGTTAAGAACACAGCTAAAAGCACTAGCACTCTTTCCCTTGACTCCGAAGATGCTCCTTCATGGGACAACATTAGTCAAATTTTGAAAGCGGCTGTAAAGCAAGCTCAACTTTTAGGAGACAAGGAAGCAGAAGCCAATGCTCGCGGTTATTTGGGAGGAGCATACCAACAAATGGGGAAATTGGCTCTGGCTCGACAGTTAACAGAACAAGCCTTGCAGCAGATTTCTACAATTGAAGCTTCGAGCACTGCTTATCTTTGGCAGTGGCAGTTAGGACGGCTTTACCAAAATCAGGAAGACCAAAAGAGCGCACTCAAAGCCTATACCTTAGCTTATGAAACCCTTCAGTCCTTACGCAAAGACCTGGTTGCTATTAATCCGGAAATTCAGTTTACCTTTCGCGACACTGTAGAACCCGTTTATCGAGAGTTAGCCGATTTGCTTTTGCAACCCCTTCCCGATCAAGGGGAAGAAAAAGCAAAGATTAGTCAGGAGAATCTCAAGCTAGCTCGTGATGTTATAGAAGCACTCCAACTGGCAGAACTTAACAACTTTTTTCAAGAAGCTTGTTTGACGACCCGACCTGAAGAAATAGATAAGTTTGACCCCAATGCTGCTGTCCTTTATTCGATAATTTTGCCAAATCGCCTCGCTGTGATTTTGTCCCGACCCGAACAGGAGCTACGATATTACGCCACGCCACTTCCTCCCAGTACAAACCAAGGGGAAGGAGAGGCGGTCGAGCGCGTTTTCGACGATCTGTTTGCCACCCTAAACCCGTTCATTTCTAGCGCCGATCCCTTTCGTCCGCGACAGATTCTTTACGATTGGCTCATCCGTCCGGTGGAGGCGGAACTGGAGAAGGAAAAGGTCAAGACTTTGGTGTTTGTCCTAGATGGAGTGCTGCGCGGAGTGCCTGTAGCGGCGCTTTATGACAGCAAAAAGCGGGAGTATCTGATTGAAAAGTATAGCGTTGCGCTGACTCCTGGGTTGCAGCTTTTGTATTCGCGATCGCTTTCTCCAGATAAATTGAGAACTTTGGCGGGAGGTTTAGCTGAGGCGCGTCAGGGGTTTTCGGCTTTGCCAGGAGTAGAGCGAGAAGTCCAGGAGATAGCTGAGGTGGTTCCATCTCAAGTCCTGTTGAACAAAGAATTTACCCGCGATCGTCTTCAAGTTCAAATCAACGCTGTACCTTTCCCCATCATTCACTTGGCAACCCACGGTCAGTTTTCTTCCCAAGCGGAAAATACCTTTTTGCTAACCTGGGACGATCGCATTAACGTTAAAGAGTTAGATAAATTACTGCAAGGACGCTCTCAACCAAACCGAAGCCCCCTTGAGTTGTTAATTTTGAGCGCCTGTCAAACAGCAGCTGGTGACAAGCGAGCGGTTTTGGGACTAGCAGGGGTAGCGGTGCAATCGGGAGCACGCAGTACGTTGGCGACGCTTTGGGCGGTACGAGATGAGTCTACTGCTGAACTTATGAGCAAGTTCTACTCAGAGTTAAACAAAGCTGGAATTAGCAAAGCTGAAGCACTTCGTCAGGCTCAAATCTCTTTATTGAAATCGCCTCAATATCAACATCCCTACTACTGGGCTCCATTTGTCTTGGTAGGAAATTGGTTTTAG
- a CDS encoding DUF928 domain-containing protein, whose translation MLNNRQLINLIIVGLFLLGTEPAIAQSIANSSAKTNRLISQVRFKPPPNQGKPKKTSGAGTRRDWLCPQDVTLTTSSNISLDQPSAIALVPNNTNYGLTLAERPTFLVYLPQTSAKQVVLSLMEEGTKHHSQTFFPITGESGVIAVTIPNNSPPLSVGKNYQWALVLVCGEKPSPNDPTIASWVSRVALPQPPTSQKTPLEQANWYSEKGIWYDALTALAQAKKAQPNNKAITDIWTDFLKSTGLEVVVTEPLRMN comes from the coding sequence ATGTTAAATAACAGACAGTTGATTAATCTAATTATCGTAGGGCTGTTTCTTTTAGGGACTGAGCCGGCGATCGCTCAATCAATTGCCAATAGTTCGGCGAAGACTAATCGCTTAATATCCCAGGTCAGATTTAAACCACCACCTAATCAAGGTAAGCCAAAGAAGACGTCAGGAGCGGGGACGCGTCGCGACTGGCTATGTCCTCAAGATGTAACATTAACCACCTCCTCTAACATATCACTAGATCAGCCGTCTGCGATCGCACTCGTCCCGAACAATACTAACTATGGGTTGACTTTAGCAGAACGTCCAACATTTTTAGTTTATTTGCCACAAACGTCTGCAAAACAAGTTGTATTAAGCCTTATGGAAGAAGGCACTAAGCATCATTCCCAAACCTTTTTCCCCATTACGGGGGAATCTGGTGTTATTGCTGTTACTATCCCAAATAACTCACCTCCTCTGTCCGTGGGAAAGAACTATCAGTGGGCTCTAGTGTTGGTTTGTGGGGAAAAACCCAGCCCTAACGATCCAACGATCGCCTCTTGGGTGAGTCGTGTTGCTTTGCCTCAGCCACCAACAAGTCAAAAAACACCTTTAGAGCAAGCAAATTGGTATAGCGAAAAAGGAATTTGGTATGACGCTTTGACAGCTTTGGCTCAGGCTAAGAAAGCTCAGCCCAACAACAAAGCTATAACGGATATTTGGACTGATTTTCTCAAGTCTACAGGATTGGAGGTAGTTGTTACTGAGCCACTTCGTATGAACTAA